The Pseudomonas nunensis genome includes the window TTTTTTTGTCCCGGATTCAGGGGTCAACTCAACCAGTTACCGCCATCCACGTTGTACGTCTGGGCCACGATGTAGTCACTTTCGGCCGATGCGAGGAAGATCGCCATCCCCACCAGGTCTTGTGCGGTCGCCATGCGTCCGAACGGCACTTCTTCGCCCACCAGTTTTTTCTTTTCCCCGAGCGGCCGGTTTTCGTACTTGGCGAACAACGCATCAACGCCGTCCCAGTGCTCACCGTCCACCACACCCGGAGCGATGGCGTTCACATTGATGCCGTGCTTGATGAGGTTCAGACCCGCCGATTGTGTGAGGCTGATCACCGCAGCCTTGGTTGCGCAATACACCGCCACCAACGCTTCGCCCCGGCGCCCGGCCTGGCTGGCCATGTTGATGATCTTGCCGCCATGGCCCTGGCTGATCATCTGCCGGGCGGCGGCCTGCAAGGTGAACAGCGTGCCGGCCACGTTGATCGAGAACAGTCGGTCGTAGCTCTCTCGGGAAATCTCCGTGATTGGCGCGAGGTCGAACAACGCTGCGTTGTTGATCAGGATATCGAGCTTGCCGGTTTTCGCGACAACGGCTGCGAGTGCGCCGTCGATGGACGATTGGTTAGTCACGTCCATCTCCACCGCATAGGCATTCGGCCCCAACTCGGCCGCCGTGGCTTGTGCCTGTTGCAGGTTGATGTCGGCGATTGCGACAGTCGCGCCTTCGTTGATATAGGCGTGGGCGAATACCCGGCCGATACCTCGGGCGGCGCCGGTGATGAGGGTGCTTTTTCCTTCCAGGCGTT containing:
- a CDS encoding L-iditol 2-dehydrogenase, translated to MKRLEGKSTLITGAARGIGRVFAHAYINEGATVAIADINLQQAQATAAELGPNAYAVEMDVTNQSSIDGALAAVVAKTGKLDILINNAALFDLAPITEISRESYDRLFSINVAGTLFTLQAAARQMISQGHGGKIINMASQAGRRGEALVAVYCATKAAVISLTQSAGLNLIKHGINVNAIAPGVVDGEHWDGVDALFAKYENRPLGEKKKLVGEEVPFGRMATAQDLVGMAIFLASAESDYIVAQTYNVDGGNWLS